The sequence GGGCAAGGTTTCGGACGAAGCACAGATCAGGCGGATGCTGGCGGATTCGGTGATGCGGAGCGACGACGGCGCCCTGAGGGTGGTGGATCTTGAGGGAAAGAAGGCGATGGTTTCCAACGAGATGGGAAGCGCGGAGGTTTCGCGGGTGAGCGAGGGCGATTCGGTCCGGATCCTTGATGCCGAGGGGAAACTGATTTATGAGTGCATCCTTCGGGGGCGTCATGAGCTATCCACCGTGCCCAATGTCTGGAGGCGCCAAGTGTGCGCGATGAGGCGCGGGCTGGATCATGCGCTAAGCGAAAGTGCAGCCCCATTGCGCAGCCCAAGGCCGCGAATCGTACCGCCTCCGGCAGAGCCTTGAGAATGATGGAGTCCGCTTTGGCTAGGGCACGGGGGTGGTGGTGACACTGAGCCTGAGGAACCGGTATCCGGTTGAGAACGGGGCGGTGGCTGTAACGGCATTCTCGGCACCGGGAGTTCCTTGGTCTATGCCTTCCGTGCTCCAACCGAGCAGATCCGCGGATCCTTCGACCGAATAACTCACATCGTTGCGGATCTTCGGATAGGTGAGCCTCAGCTCCGAGGGAGGCGTGCCGGATGTGGCGGCAATCGGATTCGAGCCGCTGCCGGAGTCCGAAGGGTTTGTGCCGATCGCATACTCGACGAGGTTTGGAACCCCATCGCCGTCCGCGTCATCCTTTTCACCGCGCAGTCCGGGCGGCAGATCGAGGAGTATCATCGCATCGGAAAACGCCGAGCCGGATGAGAGTGCCGTGAAGCTCCTTTCAACGGGAGCCGCCGCCTGGTAGGAAACGCCGTTGAAAAATCCACCCGGCTGGGTCGCGACGATCCGCACGAGCCCCGGTGCGCGGGGTGTGAAAATGTTGCGGTTGATGCCGGTGAACACCCCGTTTCCTTCGACCAACGCGAGGGTTACGGGCAGGCCGGAACTCGAGGTGACAAAGACGAGCTGCCCCTCACCGGCCTTTGCGGTGATGAGCTGGGGGAAGCTGATGGTCTGAGGAGTATCCGGATTCACCGCAGGGCTGATGCTGAAAAAGCCGTCCACCGGTGTTGCCGGCTCATAGATGTCATTTCCCGGCTGTCTCGCCCTGACAGAGAAATTTCCCGTGCCGCCTGTCGGCGTGAGCAGGTTGCCGCTCGCCGTTACCGGGCCGCTCAGGACTTCATAGACTATGGGCAATCCGGAGGAGGCGACCGCTCCTGGGTCGAACGGGACGGAATTTGCGGGAAAGGCTGTGCCGCCGGGAAAGGTGATGGTCTGCGCAAGTCCCTCAACCGGCACAGTACGGCTGCGCTCGACAGGTGCGTAGAGCGCGTTCCCCGGATGTGACATCCGATAAGACACAATGCCGCGGATCCCGTCGAAGGTCAGGGTATTTCCGGAAATGCTGCCGGGGCCGGAAAGAACTTCGAAGGCGAGGGGAAGGCCGGAGTCCAGGGAGTCGTTGAGGGTCAGCGGGGGGCTGGCAATGGTTTGGTTGGCGTAGGGGGATCCGAGAAAGGACTGCCGGACTTTGCAAAGCCCGAGGCTGGAGGTGATGCCTGCGCCATCGGTCGTGGCGGCTTTGATGACGCCCGTTGCCTTCGACTCGAAAGAGGAAAGCGCTGTGCCGGTGCTTCCGCCGAACTCCGTGATTTGCACTTCGGTGAAGAGGGTGGCGGTCACCTCGAGATACTCGTTTTCCGGCAGGACGATATCGATGAATCCACTCCCGCTGCCGCCAAGGCTGTTCCAGGCTCCGTTACCGTTGCCGAAGACGCTGACGACGTTGTTGCTGATCAGCGTGCTGGTGTTGTTCTGCGCGTGAAGGACATCGAAATTCCCGAATTGGGTCGCTTGGGTCTGGTTGTTGTTTTTGCGTTTCCGGACTGCTACGATCTCGAAGAACGTCCGTCCTTGGTTTCTCCAAATCCTGCCTGCCGGGAAGGTTCCGGCGAGCGCGGACTGCAGGGAAGCCGTGAGCCTCACGGTGGCGGAAGTCGCTCCGGGCAGCGGTGTGACTTCGATGCGGTCACGGTTCACCTTGAGGCTCGTTCGGGAGTATGGGCGCTGATAATTGAAGGTGTAAGAAGGAACCGGGCTGGTGACATTGGTGAGGTTCAGGCTTGTTGTAGCCTCTCCATAAAGTGTGAGCCCCTGGCCCTGATCGGTGCCGTCCGTGCTGCTGGCCCTATAGAACCCGCTCCTCCGGAAAGCCGACCCTGCGACCTCGTTCTGGCTCATGTCCGAGAATTCCTGAGGGAGTTGGAACGGAGCCGTGAAAGTCTGGACGATGGGCAGGGTGGTGCCGTTGCTGCCGGTTGCGAGGGAAAATTCGTAGGGTGCATTTTGCGCCGCCAAGCGTGAGATGCCTCCGAACAGCAGTGGGATGAACAGGGTAAGCGGGCTTATGCGCGGCGAGATCCGGGGCAGGGATAAAGGGCGGTTCATCGGATGTTTCTGGAGGTTGGACGGTTTCGTGTAAATAGGCATGTATGCCTATGCGATTTCGATCCAGCTGCCAAAGCGGGAGATGAGCTGGAAGCGGTTCGTCGCGGAAAGTTTCTTGAGTAGGTTGGAAACGTGGTGGTCTGTAGTGCGCTTGGAGATGCCGAGCTGGGCGGCGATCTCGTGATTCCCCAGGCCTTGGCAGATCATGCGCAGTATGGTCATTTCCCTCGGCGTGATCCGCTTGGCCAGATGCCCTCCAATGTCCTCTGCAAGCTGTGCCTGCTTTTCCATCTCCATATCGATCGCATAAAGCCTGGCAACCAGATGTCCCCTGAGGAGCGAGGCCTTGAGGTGCTGCGCACGGCTTGCAAGGTTCGGAAAGTGATAGGTCAGGACGACCCCGCGCCCGCTTTTGATGAAGACGTGCATGACCAGCTGGTCAACGATGCCGAGTTCTTTCGCGACGCAGCGATAGAAGGGGAGCTTCCGGAATTCCTGATCAGGGAGACCCTCCCTCATCCGCTCCACGGTATCGACATAGCGTGCCTTTCCCGTGCTGAAATCGATGTAGCGTTGGAATGTGGGATGTGTTGGGAGGGTGCGGTAGAGCGAATCCAGCACAAGGCCAACGGCCTCCGCGTGCGAGGCGGATGTACCCACCCTGGTCAGGGTCATCTTCTCGTCGTGTTCATTCCAGTTGGCGAAATGGGAGCCCAGGAACGCGGGCAAACGGTGCAGGGCGTAATCCTCGAAGCCGGGAAAATCCCGGATTTCCTGGATCTCCCGGATTATCTTTTCAAACTCATCACGGTCTCCTTCGGTCAGGTCAAGCACACGGAATCAACTGTTAGGGATCCTCGGATTCTCATCCGGTTTTGCATTCTTGCAATCCACTATTTCCATCAAGTTTACGGGCGTCGGAAGCGTGTGCGGATCCCGTGAGCGGCGGAGCTCAGATCTTGCAGCCCGCGAGTTTCAGGGCGCGGGTGAAATGCTTTTTTTCGACGGGTGTGATGGAGAGGCGGGTGCCTTTCTGGCAGACGAGCATTTCGGAAAGGACTTTGTCGGCCTTGATTGCCTCCAGGGGTAGCAGCTCATTGAAGGTGGCGACGTGTTCGAAATCGACGAGATACCAGCGGGGCTTTTCCTCGGTTGCCTTGGGATCGTGGTATTCGCCGTTTTTCTCGAACTGGGTGGGATCCGGATAGGAGGCGGAGGCCACTTTTGCGACACCGGCGATGCCGGGGGGCTTGGCGTTCGAGTGGTAGAAAAGGGCGAGGTCGCCCACTTTCATGTCGCGCCACATGAAGTTGCGCGCCTGGTAGTTGCGCACGCCCGACCACGGCTCCTGATCGACCTTTTCGAGATCCTGTATGGAGAAAACGTCGGGTTCGGATTTGATGAGCCAGGGCATGGGGGTGAATGCTTGAAACGAAAACGCCGAGAAACTGAAATCAGGGAAAAGATCTGCGAAATTCGAGCATCTCAGATTTTCAGCGTTTCAGCTTTTACTATCCGCAGGACCGGCAGGTGTTCCGGGCCAAGCTCCAGGCCGTTGGCGGCGCGGAGATCGGTTTCGATGGCCTGGAGAACATCGAGCTCGGGGCGGAAATCGGCGGCGTGGTAGGAGGAGCGGACGAGCGGGCCGGAGGCGCAGTGGCGGAAGCCTTTGGCGATGGCGATCTGCTTGTATTGAGCGAACTGATCCGGGTGGATGTATTCGATGACAGGCAGGTGCTTCGGAGTGGGGCGCAGGTATTGGCCGAGGGTGAGGACGGTGACATCGTGTTCCAGCAGGTCGTCCATGGCACGGAGGATTTCCTCGTGGCGCTCGCCGAGGCCGAGCATGATGCCGGATTTGGTGGCGACGTGGCCGTTGACCATCTGCTTGGCCTTCTTCAGGACGGTGAGGGAGCGCTGGTATTTCGCGCGGGAGCGTACGAGCGGGGTGAGGCGCTCAACGGTTTCGAGGTTGTGGTTGAAGATGTGCGGGCGGGCGTCCATGACCATCTGCAGCGCCCAGTCGCGGTCGTTGAAATCGGGGACGAGGACTTCGATGATGATCTCCGGGTTCACCTCGCGGACGGCGCGGATGGTTTCGCGGAAATGCTCCGCTCCGCCATCCTTGAGATCGTCGCGGGCGACGGCGGTGATGACGATGTGGCGGAGGTTCATCCGGCTGGTGGCCTCCGCGATGCGGGCGGGTTCGTCGGATTCGAGTGCGTCGGGTTTCGCCGTTTTCACGGCGCAGAAGCCGCAGGCGCGGGTGCATTTGTCACCGGCGATCATGAAGGTCGCGGTGCCCTGGCCCCAGCATTCCCAGCGGTTCGGGCACTGGGCTTCCTCGCAGACGGTGACAAGCTTGAGATCTGTGATCAGGGACTTCGTAGACCAGAAGGCCGGGTTGTTGGGCAGGCGCACCTTGATCCAATCGGGCTTGCGCTCCCGGTGGAGGGTGGGATCCATGTTCATTTTCGGGCCGCAGGCGGACATGTGGTGGAGGCTAAATTTTAAACTCGAAACTTCAACCCCCAAGAAGAGGTTTCTGGGGTTGCTTCCGGAATTGGGATTGATGATTTCCGCCGGCGGTAAAGGATGGCCGCCGTGAACGACGCGGCTTTGGGATTTTTCGATTCGGGTGTGGGCGGTTTGACCGTGGTGCGGGCGGTGCAGGATCTCTTGCCGGGTGAGGATGTGGTTTATCTCGGCGATACGGCGCGCTTGCCCTATGGCTCAAAAAGCCCGGAGACGATACGGCAGTTCGCGGCGGAGGATGTGGATTTCCTGCTCTCCAAGGGGGTGAAGGCGATCGTGGTGGCCTGCAATACGGCGACGGCCCATGCCCTGCCGAACTTCTGGGAGAGCTGCCCGGTGCCGGTGATGGGTGTGATCGCTCCGGGGGTGGAGGCGGTGTTGGCGGACAAGGACGCGGAGCGAATCGGGATCATCGCGACGCGGGGAACCATCCAATCCCATGCCTACCAGCATGCGCTGGCGACGCGGAAGCGCGGGCTGATGATCCACGGGGTCGCGGCGCCTCTGCTGGTGCCGCTCATCGAGGAGAACTGGATTTCCGAGGAGGTGACGAAGGAGGTGCTGCGGAAATACCTGGAACCGCTCATCGCGAAGGGGATCGATACCCTGATGCTGGCCTGCACGCACTACCCGCTGCTGGTGCCGGTGCTGGAGGAGATTTTGCCGGATGATGTGCGGCTGGTGGATTCCGCGACGACCTGCGCGGAGCAGCTCAAGGGGATGCTGGAGGCGAAGGACTTGCTGAACCGGAAGACGGATGAGGGCAAGCTGGAGATTTACCTGACCGACCTTTCGGAGCAGTTCGAGGAGCTGGCGAAGCGGTTCTTGCGAAGGCCGACAGGGAAGGTGCGGCGCGCGGTGTTGGGCGGTTGAAACTTCAAGCCCTGAATTTCGACTGCCGGGAAGATTGGCTTCGCTACCGGCTTGATTGGAAAAGGATTTCCGGGGACGAATCGGACATGTCGGTTTATCTCAGGATGATGGTGATCCTTGCGGCTTTCGCCGTGGGGGCTTTTTCTGATGATACCAATGGGGCTGTTCGCGATCCGGGTTTTCATCCCTTGCCGGTTGTCATTGTTTTTGTGATGGCGGCCTTTTTCGCCATCTTTGGGGGAGGTCTGGGTGTGGTGTTTGCAGGAAGATCTGCTCCCTTGGCGAGACCCGGCCTTTCGGTGCCGTTTTTCACGAGGGGGCATCCTCTCCAGTTCTTTTATTTCACGGGGTTCATTTTTCTGGCCGCAGGACTTGGGTTTACGGCCAGGGGGATTCGGGCAGGGTTTTCCCTGGACGGCTTTCTGGTGATGGGGGCCGGCCTGGGGATGCTGGCGGGATGCCGTGCGGTGATGGCGGTTTTCCGGAGGCGCTTCGCCTCCGTGTAGGGCGCGGCCAGCCTGGATGATGTGGCCCAGGCATCCTTTGGGAGGTGGAGATCTTGCTTACAGCAGGTCGTAGCTGCGGCCGCCGACGCCTTCGTGCCAGCGAATGTAGGCGCGGTTGACCATGGCGAAGCCGCCGGGGGTGGGGTAGTCGCCGGTGAAATACCAGTCGCCGCAGGGCCCCTTGATGGAAGCGTGCAGGTTTTCGATGGATTGGTAGATTACCTCGACCTCGCCGCTCCACTCGATGTCCTCGGGATAGACCATGCGGCTGATCTCGGCGGAGATTTCCTCGGGGGTGAAGGCTTCGTAGACGCCTTGGACGCGGTTGCGGCGCTCGGCGGCGGGCTTTTTCAGCTCCTCCTTGCATTCGTCGTAGATGCGGTCGAGGAGGTGCTGGCGGCCGGCCCGGCGGTGGAGGGCGACGGCGGCGTTGAAGGCGATGAACTTGCCCAGTTCCGACATGTCGATGCCGTAGCAATCCGGGTAGCGTATCTGCGGGGCGGTGGAGCAGATGACGATCTTCGACGGCTTGGTGCGGGCGAGGATTTTCAGGATGGATTTCTTCAGCGTGGTGCCGCGGACAATGGAATCGTCGAGCACGACGAGGTTGTCACCGGGTTTCACCGCGCCGTAGGTGATGTCATAGACGTGGGAGACGAGCTGGTCGCGGCCTTTCTCTTGGGAGATGAAGGTGCGCATCTTGATGTCCTTGTGGGCGATCTTCTCACCGCGTGGCCAGTTGCGGAGAATGAGCTCATCGACCTTTTCCGGGGTCAGGGTTCCGGCGGCTGCGCCTTCGAGTATGGCCATGCGCACCTGCTGGCGGCGATAGAGGCGGAGGCCGTCCATCATGCCGTGGTAGGCGGTCTCGGCGGTGTTCGGGATGAAGGAGAAGACGGTTTTCTCGAACGCTTCTCCGATGGAGGCGACGACCTGATCGACGAGGGCGGAGCCCATGGCCTTGCGCTCGCGGTAGATCTGCGGGTCGTTGCCGCGGGAGAAATAGATTTTCTCGAAGGAGCAGGGGGTGAATTTCTGCGGGGTGTGGAACTGGGTGTCGGAAAATGTTCCGTCCGCCTTGATGACGATGACGGAGCCCGGATCGAGGGCCTTGACCTGATCGGCCTCGGCTTCGAAGACGGTCATGAGCGGCACGCGCTCGGAGGCGAAGGCGATGACATCATCGGTGATGAGCATGTGGCAGGGGCGGATGCCGCGCGGGTCGCGCATGACGAACATGTCCCCGTTGCCGACCGCACCGCAGATTGCGTAGCCTCCGTCCCATGGCTCGGCGGATTGGGCGATGATGTCCGGGATGTCGAGCGCGGCGGAAATGTGATCGGGGATCTCGGCTCCGGGCATCCCCTGGTCGCGGAGCTTGTGGTAGAGGTTGGTGTGCGCCTCGTCGAGGTGGTAGCCGATCTCCTCAAGGACCGTCTGGGTGTCGGTGCCGAAGACCGGGTGCTGGCCCCGCTGGATGAGCGTGTCGTTGAGCTCGGCGGCGTTGGTCATGTTGAAATTCCCCATGACCATGAGGGTGCGAGTGGGCCAGTTGCTGCGGCGCAGGTATGGATGGCAGGAGCCTTCGTCGAACTCGCCGCTGGTGCCGTAGCGCAGGTGACCCATGAGGATCTCCCCGCCGAAGTCGAAGTTCGCCTTGACGCTGTCCGGGTTGTGCTTATCCAGCTTTTCCTTGCGGTGCATCTTGAAGAAGGATTTCACCTCCTTGCGGAAAATCTGAGCAAGGGCGTCGGCCTCGATACCGCGCCTGCGGTGGACGTAGGGTTTGCCGATGGGCATATCGAGCTTCACGCAGCCGATGCCGGTGCCGTCCTGGCCTCGGTTGTGCTGCTTCTCCATGAGGAGGAACAGCTTGTTCATGCCCCACAGGCAGGTGCCGTAGCGGTCGTGATAGTACGCAAGCGGCTTGCGAAGCCGGACAGCGGCGATGCCGCATTCGTGGTTTAGGTGGTCGCTCAAAATTTCAAATTCTAGAATTCAAAGCCTAGGGAAGACTCATGGGGCGACTTGCACGCGTACACCCTCAGTGGCGTTCATTGTCCCAAGGATGTGGCCGCCTGGGCCGGCTTTCAGGGCGGAATCGACATCTGCTTCCGCGACGATGGCGACCCAGCCTATGCCCATGTTGAAGGTGTGGAAACGGTCTTCGGCATCGACCTGGTCGAGGAGTTTCTCGATGCCGGGGAGGTTCCACTTCGGGATGGTGAGATCGGCCCCCATGCCGACGAAGAGGCGTTCGAGGTTTTCAGGGAGGCCGCCGCCGGTGATGTGGGACATCGCTTTGGGCTTGATCCCGGATTTCTTGAGGTCGTTGACGACATCGTCATAAAGGCGGGTCGGCTCCAACCATGCGGAAAGCTCCTCCTCGGTGACTACGCCAGGCCCAATTTCCTTGAGGGCGCGGCGGACGAGCGACCAGCCGTTGGCGTGGATGCTGTTCGACTCGTAGCCGATGAGGACATCGCCGAGGGCGAGGGTGGTGGGGTCGATGAGATCCTTTTTCTCCGCGCAGCCGATGCAGAAGCCGGAAAGCTCGAGCACATCCACGGGGACGATGCCGGGCATTTCGGCGGTTTCGCCGCCGGCGAGGATGCAGTTGCAGGCTTC comes from Akkermansiaceae bacterium and encodes:
- a CDS encoding amidophosphoribosyltransferase, with the translated sequence MSDHLNHECGIAAVRLRKPLAYYHDRYGTCLWGMNKLFLLMEKQHNRGQDGTGIGCVKLDMPIGKPYVHRRRGIEADALAQIFRKEVKSFFKMHRKEKLDKHNPDSVKANFDFGGEILMGHLRYGTSGEFDEGSCHPYLRRSNWPTRTLMVMGNFNMTNAAELNDTLIQRGQHPVFGTDTQTVLEEIGYHLDEAHTNLYHKLRDQGMPGAEIPDHISAALDIPDIIAQSAEPWDGGYAICGAVGNGDMFVMRDPRGIRPCHMLITDDVIAFASERVPLMTVFEAEADQVKALDPGSVIVIKADGTFSDTQFHTPQKFTPCSFEKIYFSRGNDPQIYRERKAMGSALVDQVVASIGEAFEKTVFSFIPNTAETAYHGMMDGLRLYRRQQVRMAILEGAAAGTLTPEKVDELILRNWPRGEKIAHKDIKMRTFISQEKGRDQLVSHVYDITYGAVKPGDNLVVLDDSIVRGTTLKKSILKILARTKPSKIVICSTAPQIRYPDCYGIDMSELGKFIAFNAAVALHRRAGRQHLLDRIYDECKEELKKPAAERRNRVQGVYEAFTPEEISAEISRMVYPEDIEWSGEVEVIYQSIENLHASIKGPCGDWYFTGDYPTPGGFAMVNRAYIRWHEGVGGRSYDLL
- the lipA gene encoding lipoyl synthase, producing the protein MSACGPKMNMDPTLHRERKPDWIKVRLPNNPAFWSTKSLITDLKLVTVCEEAQCPNRWECWGQGTATFMIAGDKCTRACGFCAVKTAKPDALESDEPARIAEATSRMNLRHIVITAVARDDLKDGGAEHFRETIRAVREVNPEIIIEVLVPDFNDRDWALQMVMDARPHIFNHNLETVERLTPLVRSRAKYQRSLTVLKKAKQMVNGHVATKSGIMLGLGERHEEILRAMDDLLEHDVTVLTLGQYLRPTPKHLPVIEYIHPDQFAQYKQIAIAKGFRHCASGPLVRSSYHAADFRPELDVLQAIETDLRAANGLELGPEHLPVLRIVKAETLKI
- a CDS encoding EVE domain-containing protein, which encodes MPWLIKSEPDVFSIQDLEKVDQEPWSGVRNYQARNFMWRDMKVGDLALFYHSNAKPPGIAGVAKVASASYPDPTQFEKNGEYHDPKATEEKPRWYLVDFEHVATFNELLPLEAIKADKVLSEMLVCQKGTRLSITPVEKKHFTRALKLAGCKI
- a CDS encoding glutamate racemase, whose amino-acid sequence is MAAVNDAALGFFDSGVGGLTVVRAVQDLLPGEDVVYLGDTARLPYGSKSPETIRQFAAEDVDFLLSKGVKAIVVACNTATAHALPNFWESCPVPVMGVIAPGVEAVLADKDAERIGIIATRGTIQSHAYQHALATRKRGLMIHGVAAPLLVPLIEENWISEEVTKEVLRKYLEPLIAKGIDTLMLACTHYPLLVPVLEEILPDDVRLVDSATTCAEQLKGMLEAKDLLNRKTDEGKLEIYLTDLSEQFEELAKRFLRRPTGKVRRAVLGG
- the purM gene encoding phosphoribosylformylglycinamidine cyclo-ligase; the encoded protein is MAGKLTYQQAGVDTRRAASLVGDIKGHVKRTQRNRKLLGAFGLFAACYDLSEYDQPVIVTGCDGVGTKLELLLENDMLETAGKDLVAMSVNDILTTGGDPLLFLDYIGIAALDEEKITRVIGGMADYLEACNCILAGGETAEMPGIVPVDVLELSGFCIGCAEKKDLIDPTTLALGDVLIGYESNSIHANGWSLVRRALKEIGPGVVTEEELSAWLEPTRLYDDVVNDLKKSGIKPKAMSHITGGGLPENLERLFVGMGADLTIPKWNLPGIEKLLDQVDAEDRFHTFNMGIGWVAIVAEADVDSALKAGPGGHILGTMNATEGVRVQVAP